The Chryseobacterium oranimense genome contains the following window.
GATTTTACTTTCAATTTCAGCCTTTTTCGGAACCTTTTTCCCGTTAATAGTCTCCATTTTCGAAATGGATGCCAGTCTTGTTTTGCTTTTACTGGCATTAAGGATAATGGTATATTCTCCTGTTCCGTCAGCTTTGACATTCACTTTATCTAAAATATCAAAACAGCTAGTCAGCAGCAATAATGGAAAAAAAAGCATGAACAGCTTCATAAAATTTTTCATAATTCGGCTTTAAAGCACAAAACTACTTAATTCCGTTCGAAAATACTTTATGAACGCTGTTATTTCACTGAAAACAGCCATTTTTAAATCCTTCCTTTCAGGTAATCCTGCCGTACTTCTTCGTCCAGCTTTTCGATGGCATATCTCAGGCTGGTTCTGGGCATATCCTGATAATGCTTATTGAGAAAGTTAATCAGTTCGGTTTCATTTTTCTGTCCCATTTCCCGGAGGAGCCAACCATTTGCTTTATGCATCAGGTCGTGCGGGTGTTTCAGGTTTTTGATGACGAATTCTTTAGTCAGTTCAAAAGATCCTTTTTTCACATAATGCATGGTACCCACCACAGCCATTCTCTTATGCCACATTTCTTCGGAATCCGAAAGGCTTCTTAGGAGCTCCTCTTTACCGTTTTCAAAGGAATATCTGCCTAAAATTTTATAACAGCTGGAATCCACCAGATCCCAGTTATTCACATGGGGAAGATGATCGAGATAAAACTGTATAATTTGTTCTTTAACGGCTTTATCCTTTGTTTTTTCAAACTTGGAAATCAGCATAAAAAGCGCGGTTAATCTATGTTCATGGTATTTTGAAGACAGCAGGACACTCAGATCATCCAGGCTTATTTTTGAATAATATTCTTTAGCCACAGATCTCTGATCCGGAACTTTTACGCCTAAAAATACATCGCCTTCTCCGTATTCTCCTTTTCCGGTTTTGAAAAATTTCGGGAAGAATTCTGCTTTTTCAGGGATGGACAAAACCGCTAATGCTTCTTCTATTTCTTTGATAATATTGCCCATACCAATCTTTATTTTATAAAATTTGAATAATTCCAGTCAATAAATCACCTTTAAGCATGTTCATCCGCAACAACACTCTCCTTTTCCTCCTCTTCCTTTGCAATGGCTTTCGGATTAGCGACTTTAGCGATAGTAAGTCCCTGAACAATAATAGAAAAGACCACTACACAGTAGGTGATACTTAAAATAATTTCGCTGTATTCACTTTTAGGGATCGACATGGCTAATGCTATGGAAACTCCTCCACGGATTCCTCCCCAAACCAAAACTTTCATCGTCTGCGGGCTAAACCTGGTTCTCAGAGACATAAATTTTGTAGGGATCCAGATCGAAATAAAACGGGCAATTAAAACCACTGCAATGGCCAGAAGCCCAGGAATCATAAAAAATCTTAAGTCCTTGATCATCAATAGCTCAAACCCTATAAACAGGAACAGCACTGCATTCAGGATTTCGTCAATCAGTTCCCAGAATTTGATGAGGTAATCCTGAGTAATAGATTTCATTTTAAACCTTACGTTGAAATTACCCATGAATAAACCGGCAGCAACCATTGTAAGAGGTCCGGAAATATGCATCTGTCTCGCAATGAGATATCCTCCCATCACTACAGAAAGCGTTACCAGAACGGAAATAATATAATCATCCACTTCACGCATCAGCCTGGAAGTTATCCATCCCAATAAAACTCCGAGCAAAATCCCTCCGCCGGCTTCTTTCATCAGAAGCAACCCGATACTTTCAACACCCAGATCCACTTCTTTTCCTACTGCAAGCTGCATAACAACTGTAAAAACCACTACAGCCATACCGTCATTAAAAAGAGATTCCCCCGCTACTTTTGTTTCCAGGGATTTGGAAACATTGGCCTGTTTCAGGATACTTAAAACAGCCACCGGATCGGTAGGTGAAATAAGTGCTCCGAAGACCAGACAGTAAATAAACGGAAGATGAATTCCTAAAAACGGCAGCAAATAAAACATCCCGAATCCCACTACAAAAGTAGAAATCACCACTCCCGCCGTAGAAAATATAAGGACGGGACGGAACTGCTCCTTAAGATCGTCGATATTGATATGTATACCTCCCGCAAAGAGCAGGAAATTAAGCATGGCGCCCATCAGAACTTCCGTGAAGTCTATACCGTTCATTAAATTATTAAGATGCCCAAAGGTTTTTGGCAAAACAGTTTCTCCAAACATAACCAGAAAAATGGAAACCACGATGGCAATTACCATGATCCCGATGGTGCTCGGAAGTTTCAGAAATCTGTAATTAAGATAAGCAAAAATCGATGCCAGTACTATTAAGGCTGAAAATGAATAATATAACTCCACTAAGTGTTTTTTAATTAATTTATAGGTTTAAATAAAGTATTTTGATGTACAACTTATGACCGTCTTTTTCCCAGATGTCAAACATTCCGTCTTTGGCTATTTTTGATCCTCTTACATAATCTTTCCCGATATTCAGGATATTCAGCAGGATGTATTCATCTCCTACAGAATTCACCAGATAGGCTGTTTTTTCAGAAGCTCCGTCTCCGGAATTCTTTATTCCTTCCGTGAGTGAGCGAAACTGGTTTAGGTGGTGCATAAAGTTGTTTCCGTCTTTCATAGAATCGTAGGCCCTGAGAAGAACAAGAAGGACATCAAGGTTTGTAGGATCTTTATCATAGAGCACTTTGCCAAGTTTGATGCATTCTTCAAAATTATTCTGTTTGAAAGCATACGCCAGCTCCTTAAAATTATCATCCAGTGTAGAAACTTTATCATCCCTGAAATTTCTTCCGTAGTAAAGATATTGGGCTTCAATACTGTCAAGAGACTTAGGATATCCTTTGTATTTGAAAATCAGTTTCTCATAGTTGTAGGGAGAATCCGGATTTTTAAGATTTTTCTCAATATTTTTTAAATCAATTTTTGATTTCTGGCTGAAGCCAAAAACCGAAAACAGAACCAATAACAGGAAAAAGTGGTACTTCATTAATCGTTGTTTTCTTCTTCCTCGTCGTTATCGAAATACTCGAAAAGGAAATCGTTGTATGGGAATCTGGAGATGTGGATTTTCATTACCTCATCATAAATCATTTTTTTCATTTCCGGGAAGTTTTCTTTCGTCAGGGCAGAAATGAATACCGTTGGATATTTGGATTTACCCATCCATGTTTTCTTCCACTCTTCAAGAGAAATATTTTTTCTGGTGGAAGGGGTAAGATCATCTTCATCTTTTTTGTGGTAGCTGAAATCATCGATTTTGTTAAAAACCATGATCATTGGCTTCTGATGTGCATTGATCTCCATAAGAGTCTGATTAACAGATTCTACTTGATCTTCAAAGCTTTCATGGGAAATATCCACCACATGAATAAGCAGGTCTGCTTCACGAACCTCATCCAAAGTAGATTTGAAAGATTCTACAAGCTGTGTAGGAAGTTTTCTGATGAATCCTACCGTATCGGTAAGCAAAAACGGCAAATTTCCGATAACTACTTTTCTTACCGTAGTGTCCAGTGTTGCGAATAATTTATTCTCAGCAAAAACTTCAGACTTGGAAAGCGCGTTCATGAGGGTAGATTTTCCAACGTTAGTATAACCTACCAAAGCTGCACGAACTACTTTTCCCCGGTTGTTACGCTGGGTAGCCATCTGCTTGTCAATGACTTTCAGTTTGTCTTTTAACAGGGAAATCCTGTCACGGATAATACGGCGGTCAGTTTCGATCTCTGTTTCTCCGGGTCCTCTCATTCCGATTCCCCCTTTCTGACGCTCAAGGTGGGTCCACATCCTTGTCAGACGAGGTAAAAGATACTGATACTGAGCCAGTTCCACCTGAGTTCTCGCATAGGAAGTCTGTGCTCTCTGCGCGAAAATATCAAGGATCAGATTGGTTCTGTCCAGTATTTTGACTTCTATTTCTCTTTCAAGGTTTTTAAGCTGGGAAGGAGACAGCTCATCATCGAAAATAATGGTGCCGATCTCGTTTTCCTTTACGTATTCTTTTATTTCCTGTGCCTTTCCGCTCCCGATAAAAGTTTTGGAATCCGGCTGGGTTAGTTTTTGAGTAAATCGTTTTTGAACCGTTGCACCTGCCGTGAAGGCTAAAAACTCCAGTTCATCCATATATTCCGTAAGCTTGTCCTCATCCTGATTTTGGGTAATAACCCCTACTAAAACTGCTCTTTCGTAATTATGTTGTTTCTTATCTAGCATTAATTTCTGTCTATGTTGTGATTTTCACAAGATACCAATTTTCAGGAAAAAAAACAAAACCATTTTTTAATCTTCATCATATTTTAATGTTAATTTAAGTTTACATTACTGTTCATTTGTAAAAAATCAATACCTTTATAAAGCAGATTTACAAATAATAAACAATAAAAATTGTAAATATTGTAAAAACTAACACCAATGTCATGAATTCCCATATTAAATGTATGATCATCGATAATGATGAACTGGACAGACTGGTTCTTCAGCATCATATCAGGCAATATGATCACATTGAAATTATTGCTTCCTTCAATTCAGCAGAAAAGGCAGTCCCCTATCTGGAATTCCCTATTGATCTTCTGATCTGCGAAACCAATCTTCAGGGCATGAACGGACTGGAATTCAGAAAACTAGCTCATAAAATTCCCATCTGCATATTCTTAAGTTCCCAACCGGAACTGGCTGCAGAAGCTTTTGAAATTGAAGCACTTGACTTCATCATAAAACCCTTTAAACCAGAAAGATTTCAGCATTCCATGGAGAAAGTCTTCAGTTTTTTTGAAATGAAAGAAAAATGTGAGTGCTTTGATGCCCTTTTAGGTGAAAACTGTATTAAAATAAAAGAAAACGGTAATGTTTCCCAGATAAGACTTACCGATATTCTCTATCTGGAAGCTTTGAAAGATTATACTAGGCTTGTTACCCATGAAAAAAAACACTGTGTTCTGGACTCCCTTGGAAATCTTCTTCATAACAGCTTCTTCGACTCTTTTATAAGAATACACCGCAGTTATGCCGTTCCCCGTCATTTCATCCGTGGAAAAAGCAGCAATGAGATAGAACTGATCCGCCAGATCAGGCTTCCTATAGGCAGAACCTATAAGGAAAGCCTCTCTTTTCTTAATCCTTAACTCCTGCATACCCACATTTTTACAGTAAAATGCTGTTGGTCGATTTTTTTTGACGTTAGTCTATTTTCCTTCAATCCGGTTGCGATATGTGGTAATTTAGTGTTCACAAATTTTCACCTGAAAACTTGTATAACCAATTAATAACCACAAAATTATTTTACATGAAAAGAACATCTATTCACTGCTTCTTTCTCATTCTGTTTACCTTTTCCGTCAGTCTTCTGAATGCTCAGTCAGCAGTTCTGGCCACAGGAACAAATGCATCAGGAGGCAACGGCTCGGTTTCGTACAGCGTAGGCCAAACAGCATACCTGTATAAGGGAGCAAATTCCGAAATATTGGAGGGCGTACAGCAAGGCTATGAAATTATAGCGCTCTCTACCAGCGAAACCTTATCAAAGCAAGAAGGTATTTTACTTTATCCGAATCCTACCAGAGATTACCTGTATATAGATTTTACTTCGCTTCCTTACAAAGGATCGGAATATCAACTATACGACGCACAGGGTAAGCTGGTCAAAAAAGACGTGATCTCACAGTCTAAATCTGAGCTTAACCTTTCTTCTCTTCCTTCAGCGGTCTACATTATCAGGATCAATCAAAAAGGAGAAAATCTAAAAACATTTAAAGTCATCAAAAAATAACGCCATGAAAAAAATATTACTTTCTCTGGGGATCATGCTGGGCTTATTCATAGCACAGGCACAGGTTCCGGAAAAAATGAGCTACCAGGCTGTCATGAGAAATGGGTCGGGACAGCTTCTTATCAATCAAAGCATTGCTGTCAAAGTAAGCATCCTGCAAGGGTCGCCTGCCGGAACGCTGGTTTATTCTGAAAGGCTGACCGGAAATACAAATCCTAACGGGCTGATCAGCATGGAAATAGGAACAGGAACTGTCCTTTCAGGAACTTTTTCTACCATAGATTGGCCAACAGGAAGTTACTATCTAAAAACTGAAACCGACCCTGCGGGAGGTACTAATTATACGATAACAGGAACAAGCCAGCTGTTAAGTGTTCCTTATGCTATGTATGCCAAATCTGCCGGAGGAACCGGCGGAAGCTTCACGATCCCTTACACCAACACTGTAAATAATGCCTCCACTTTATTTTCTCTGATTAATGACGGGGATGGAACCTCTGTGGAGGGTGTAAACAATACAACCACCTCCAGCATTGCCTCAGTTCGGGGAATTGTAAATAATACAGCTCCCGGTGGATTTTCCAGTGGTGTCCGGGGTATCAATAATGGTACCGGAGGCCTGGGGATCGGTGTCTGGGGAAGTCAAAACGGAAGCGGCTGGGGTGTCTACGGTGTTACGCCTAATGGATTAGGAGTGTATGGAAATTCAAGTGCGAACGGAACCGGGGTATATGCCAACAGCAATACAGGAACCGGGCTTACCGCAACCAGTAATAATGGAATTCCTGCAAGCATTTCTATTTTCAATAATGCCAATAACAATAATGCTCTCAATGTTTCCAGTGTCGGAAACGGAACTGTTGTGAATGTTTCTTCTTCAGGAACCGGTGCAGGTATTTCCAGTTCTACAGGAAGTGGCTTTGCTGTACACGGTATGACCACCGCACAATCTTCGGCAGGTATTATAGGAGATAACACTGGAGCCGGTGAAGCAGTGGTAGGAAGAACAACCAGTGATATTGCGGGTGCCGTTGTAGGCCGTAATGACGGAGGAGGTTATGGTGTAAGAGGATTCGTAGCAACAAATGCTACCGGTACTTCAATCGGTGTCTTCGGACAGGTCGGACTCAACAGCGGAAAAGGAAGGGCCGGAAGGTTTGAAAACGTTAACGCAACGAATGATTTTAATACTCTGGAGGTAGAAACCAATGGTGCAGGAAACATTCCTGATAACACAGAGGGTAATGCATCTTCATTTCTTGTAAATAATACAAACAGTGTGGGAGCCGCAGTAAGAGGTGAAGTAAAAACGATCTTTGGAAACTTCGGTGCTGCCGGTATTTTTGGGGTTTCTTCAGGCACAGGTGGCTTTGCAGGTTTATTTCATGCCAGCAATCCATCAGGAAATGGTGCCGCATTAGTAGCTATTACTGACGGAAACGGAAATGCTATTACCGCAAACGCAAGCAAAAACGGAAATGCAGTAGAAGCCAATATAGACGGAGCAGGAAATGCTCTGTATGCATGGGTACCTTCATTTGCTACCGGACGCGCCGGAAGATTTAATATATTTAATGATGCCAATACCAGCGATGTGATAACAGTAACCACCGTAGGTAATGGTATTGCCGGAAATTTTAAAGTTGACAAGGTAACAGGTACTTCACCTGCCGTAAAAGGTGAAGTAAATTCACAGTTCGCCAATTTCGGAACTGCAGGTATCTATGGATTATCATCAGGTACAGGAGGTTATGGAGGTCTTTTCTATGCCAGCAACCCATCCGGAAACGGGCCTGCCCTGATTGCCATTGCAGACGGAAACGGAAACGGGATTACTGCTAACGCAACCAATACCGGTGATGGTGTAGAAGCTACTGTAGATGGATCAGGATCCGCAATTTATGGATGGGTGCCAAACTTCGGAACAGGAAGAGCCGGTCGGTTTACCAATTTCAATACAGCCAACGGCCAAACCGTTCTGGATGTTCGTAATGACGGTACCGGAGCTGCTGCAATAATAGATCACAGAGGTTCATCAGGGAACATAATGATAATGAGAAATGTGGGTGTCAATGTGGCAAGGGTGAATAAGTCAGGGACAGGTTTTTTTAATGGCGGAACCCAAAACAGCGGTGCGGACGTTGCTGAAGCATTTGATGTGGAAGGAAACACTTCAGAATATGAACCTGGCGACATTTTAATTATTTCAACCAACTCAGACCGTACAGTAGAAAAATCATCAAAACCTTATTCTAACCTCGTGGCAGGAGTGTATGCAACAAAGCCGGGAGTGCTTCTGACTGAAGAAAATATAGATTCTGAGCTTACAGGAAAAGTTCCGATGGGTGTTATTGGGGTGATCCCTACAAAAGTTTGCCTTGAAGGCGGTAAAATTAAAAGAGGAGATCTTCTGGTTACTTCATCGAAAACGGGAACAGCCATGAAAGCCA
Protein-coding sequences here:
- a CDS encoding DNA alkylation repair protein, with translation MGNIIKEIEEALAVLSIPEKAEFFPKFFKTGKGEYGEGDVFLGVKVPDQRSVAKEYYSKISLDDLSVLLSSKYHEHRLTALFMLISKFEKTKDKAVKEQIIQFYLDHLPHVNNWDLVDSSCYKILGRYSFENGKEELLRSLSDSEEMWHKRMAVVGTMHYVKKGSFELTKEFVIKNLKHPHDLMHKANGWLLREMGQKNETELINFLNKHYQDMPRTSLRYAIEKLDEEVRQDYLKGRI
- a CDS encoding sodium:proton antiporter, translated to MELYYSFSALIVLASIFAYLNYRFLKLPSTIGIMVIAIVVSIFLVMFGETVLPKTFGHLNNLMNGIDFTEVLMGAMLNFLLFAGGIHINIDDLKEQFRPVLIFSTAGVVISTFVVGFGMFYLLPFLGIHLPFIYCLVFGALISPTDPVAVLSILKQANVSKSLETKVAGESLFNDGMAVVVFTVVMQLAVGKEVDLGVESIGLLLMKEAGGGILLGVLLGWITSRLMREVDDYIISVLVTLSVVMGGYLIARQMHISGPLTMVAAGLFMGNFNVRFKMKSITQDYLIKFWELIDEILNAVLFLFIGFELLMIKDLRFFMIPGLLAIAVVLIARFISIWIPTKFMSLRTRFSPQTMKVLVWGGIRGGVSIALAMSIPKSEYSEIILSITYCVVVFSIIVQGLTIAKVANPKAIAKEEEEKESVVADEHA
- a CDS encoding DUF4919 domain-containing protein; protein product: MKYHFFLLLVLFSVFGFSQKSKIDLKNIEKNLKNPDSPYNYEKLIFKYKGYPKSLDSIEAQYLYYGRNFRDDKVSTLDDNFKELAYAFKQNNFEECIKLGKVLYDKDPTNLDVLLVLLRAYDSMKDGNNFMHHLNQFRSLTEGIKNSGDGASEKTAYLVNSVGDEYILLNILNIGKDYVRGSKIAKDGMFDIWEKDGHKLYIKILYLNL
- the hflX gene encoding GTPase HflX, which encodes MLDKKQHNYERAVLVGVITQNQDEDKLTEYMDELEFLAFTAGATVQKRFTQKLTQPDSKTFIGSGKAQEIKEYVKENEIGTIIFDDELSPSQLKNLEREIEVKILDRTNLILDIFAQRAQTSYARTQVELAQYQYLLPRLTRMWTHLERQKGGIGMRGPGETEIETDRRIIRDRISLLKDKLKVIDKQMATQRNNRGKVVRAALVGYTNVGKSTLMNALSKSEVFAENKLFATLDTTVRKVVIGNLPFLLTDTVGFIRKLPTQLVESFKSTLDEVREADLLIHVVDISHESFEDQVESVNQTLMEINAHQKPMIMVFNKIDDFSYHKKDEDDLTPSTRKNISLEEWKKTWMGKSKYPTVFISALTKENFPEMKKMIYDEVMKIHISRFPYNDFLFEYFDNDEEEENND
- a CDS encoding LytR/AlgR family response regulator transcription factor, which produces MNSHIKCMIIDNDELDRLVLQHHIRQYDHIEIIASFNSAEKAVPYLEFPIDLLICETNLQGMNGLEFRKLAHKIPICIFLSSQPELAAEAFEIEALDFIIKPFKPERFQHSMEKVFSFFEMKEKCECFDALLGENCIKIKENGNVSQIRLTDILYLEALKDYTRLVTHEKKHCVLDSLGNLLHNSFFDSFIRIHRSYAVPRHFIRGKSSNEIELIRQIRLPIGRTYKESLSFLNP
- a CDS encoding T9SS type A sorting domain-containing protein, translated to MKRTSIHCFFLILFTFSVSLLNAQSAVLATGTNASGGNGSVSYSVGQTAYLYKGANSEILEGVQQGYEIIALSTSETLSKQEGILLYPNPTRDYLYIDFTSLPYKGSEYQLYDAQGKLVKKDVISQSKSELNLSSLPSAVYIIRINQKGENLKTFKVIKK
- a CDS encoding collagen-like protein; its protein translation is MKKILLSLGIMLGLFIAQAQVPEKMSYQAVMRNGSGQLLINQSIAVKVSILQGSPAGTLVYSERLTGNTNPNGLISMEIGTGTVLSGTFSTIDWPTGSYYLKTETDPAGGTNYTITGTSQLLSVPYAMYAKSAGGTGGSFTIPYTNTVNNASTLFSLINDGDGTSVEGVNNTTTSSIASVRGIVNNTAPGGFSSGVRGINNGTGGLGIGVWGSQNGSGWGVYGVTPNGLGVYGNSSANGTGVYANSNTGTGLTATSNNGIPASISIFNNANNNNALNVSSVGNGTVVNVSSSGTGAGISSSTGSGFAVHGMTTAQSSAGIIGDNTGAGEAVVGRTTSDIAGAVVGRNDGGGYGVRGFVATNATGTSIGVFGQVGLNSGKGRAGRFENVNATNDFNTLEVETNGAGNIPDNTEGNASSFLVNNTNSVGAAVRGEVKTIFGNFGAAGIFGVSSGTGGFAGLFHASNPSGNGAALVAITDGNGNAITANASKNGNAVEANIDGAGNALYAWVPSFATGRAGRFNIFNDANTSDVITVTTVGNGIAGNFKVDKVTGTSPAVKGEVNSQFANFGTAGIYGLSSGTGGYGGLFYASNPSGNGPALIAIADGNGNGITANATNTGDGVEATVDGSGSAIYGWVPNFGTGRAGRFTNFNTANGQTVLDVRNDGTGAAAIIDHRGSSGNIMIMRNVGVNVARVNKSGTGFFNGGTQNSGADVAEAFDVEGNTSEYEPGDILIISTNSDRTVEKSSKPYSNLVAGVYATKPGVLLTEENIDSELTGKVPMGVIGVIPTKVCLEGGKIKRGDLLVTSSKTGTAMKANPKKVKIGQVIGKALQDYDQNSIGKIKVLVNIK